The Haloplanus sp. CK5-1 genome segment ATACGACCGTTCGACGTAGTGAACAGTGGCTCTCTCCCATCAGATTCGGCGTGTGGTATCCGGTTATGCGAGAGGTAGTCATCTACTGCTTCAGAGAGGCCAGCATCGAGTATCGACAGATTCCGCTCACCCTCCTGCTTGAGTTTCAGCGGTGTGCTGACGCTCGCATCAGGCCGGTGCTGTACCTCGATATACTCGTCTTCGGAGTGCCAGTCTGCTACATCGAGCGAGACACAGGCCCCTCTCCGCATCCCCGTGTGGTACAGCAAAGTGAAGATGACGTGTTCCTTCGAGGCGTATTCATATTTCCGCAGATGCTCACGGATGGCACACGCTTCCTCGTGAGTGATTGCACCATCTCGAACAGCCTCTCCCTTCGAGACCTTCGGGATGATGAGTTTCTCCGAGATGCCTGTCTCGATTGCTTCGATTGATTCGCAGTATCGGAGAAATACCCTGAAGGTGCGGAGTTGTTGTTCGAGGGTTATGTCTGCCACATCACCTTGCGCAATACGCCAGTTCTTGTAGTTCTCGCAGTCACGGCCAGACAGTTCGTTGAGATTCTCGATTGAAGCGTGTTCGCACCACTTCAGGAAGTGTTTCAGTCTGTAGCGATGGTTCTGGATGGTGCTTTCCGAAGCGTCTTGGCCCCGTGATTTGAGGTACTGGTCTACCGCTTCCTCTGGTACGATAGGTTCGAGCGATTGTGTCATTGGCTTTCCTCTTGGTTGGCACAATCGCCAGATTGGAGGCGGTTCGAATCCGCCCCAACCCATCCTCTCTTCCGCGATCTTGTAGGACAGGATATCGCACTCTGAGCCTGTTGAACCCGGTGTTTTCACTCCCGGCGACCAACTGCCGAGTTTGAATTCGTCATCGAAACCGACGATGCTGTCTTGCACCCCGGACACGTCCTCGCATTTCGTTGAAGGAGAAATAAAACCACCGGGACATCTACTACCAGCGACGGAACCCATACCGCTTATCAAGCACGGTGAGTAACTGTGGTGTGCGGGGCTGCTGGTCTAGTCCGGTTATGACGTCGCCTTCACACGGCGAAGGTCCGAAGTTCAAATCTTCGGCAGCCCACTTTCTCAGTCTTCCGCGTGACCACGTAGTCACTGGTGCAGTCGTGAACGTCAAAACAGTGCAGATGCACCACCTGTCACTGCAACGGTGCAGGCGTGAACGCCAAAATAGTGCAGATGCACCGCCTGTCACTGCGAATGGTGCAGACGTGAACGGTGAATCAGTGAATCGGTGAATCGACACCGACCACACCGATCTTGTCAACACCACTCACCGACAGAACAGGCACTAAAATAGAACAAACGACGGACTGGCTGCACGACCATACCGCGAACCCGAGTAGTGCGGGCACCGGTTGTGACGGGGCGGTCGAGGTCTGTTTTCCACGGCGTACGTGTGCGTGTAGAGTCGGTGTTTACGGGCTTGATTTGAAGAAATATATTTTTTCATGCATAAACTCTATCAACACAACACCCGGAATGGGCGTGCTGACAGTACACCGGCACCGATTAAGCGCACGACCATACAGCAGAATTAACCCCTTGAATTCCACGGTGAATCACTCGTCGAACACGCCGAGTTTCTACGGCGGTTAAGAGGGGGGTACAGGGCTTCTTAACCAAATACGGGTAGGTTAAGAGACGCTATAGCTCCTCAGATGTGTGTGTTCAATAGGTAGTGGTTAAGGGGATTTACCCCCTGGAGTGAGAATGGTCGGTTGACCGGGGGTCGTGCCCGCACTTGCCGGGCGGGCTCGCTCAGTCGCCGGTTGGCTTATCAGATTCTTTACTCGTCCTTGCCGGGGAGAATATCGAGCGGGATGCCCGTGAATCCGGCTTGCGTAGGTTCGCCGCAGTGCCGGCACTCCCAATACAGGTGAGCGCGTTCTGCCCCGCCGTCGCGGTCGTCGCGTAGCGCATCAGGCCGCTTGATGGGGTGACTAAAATCGACGCCGCAATTGGGATTCATGCACGTCCAATCGGGCTCCTTGTTCTTGCGGAAATTCACGCTTTTCGCACCGCACGCAGGGCACCCTGTTTCGTGATTGCCCGTCACGTCGTGCACCCGCGGATTCGGCGGGGAGTAGTGAGGGTTGCCGTCACGGCCGCCGTCACGAATACTGTTCACGCCGCGTTCGAGCGGGCGGTGCTCGGGGTGCTGGCCGCCGCAATTATCACACCTGTCGGGACCGTTCGACGACGGGTCGTTCCGACCAGCGAACTCGGAAGTGTCCTCAATGAACACCGGCAGTCCGTCAAGAGCGGGATGGTGCGGGACTGCGTCATCATCACTGTTATCAACGTTCTTGAACGCAGTGAGTTGCTGCTGGTCGTCGCTGTCCGGTGACTTGGTTTTTGCGGCGATTGTGTCTTCGATTTCGGTGATGCGCTCGACGGTGGCGACGTCATCGGCACTCAGCGGGCTTGCCGGGCGACCGTCGCTCTCACTGCCCGCGTTTTTGTCAACAGTTTCATCGTCGAATCGAAAGTGCCGAAGTCCCGGCTGGTTATCCGGGTCCGTGACAGTGTCTTTAACGTGTACGCGGTGTTCGTGCCGGTGCTGGTCAGCTGGCCGCGGGTCTTCCGCGATCGGTGACGCGACGACGACCCGTCCCTTGAGCGAAGGGTAGTGGTTGCCGGCTGGCATGCGGATATTCGGACCGGGAGTGTGTCGGATACCGTCGTTCCGAAGGTCGATGTAGCCTTGGATGAGGGCTTCTCGGTCGAGTTCGATGCTGTTCGGGATTGGCGGCAGTTCGTTGACTGATTTGCACAGTACGCTGATTGCTCCGCGTCGAACTTGCCCGGTCTCGATGATGCGTGACGGGTCTGCCAATCTGGTCGGGGGCGTGGTGTGACGGCGTGGGGTGCCGCGAGCGGCTCTTCGGGTCATATATTACTGTTGATTCGTGTCGACCATAACTGTGAGCAGGCGGTCGAACCTATGTCGTTACATTAATGTGAAGTGTCGGTGGGGAAGAGATTATTTTGGACGTTGATACAAGGCGACTGAGGGTGTCATAGAACAGTTCGCATACCAAAGAGCAGGGTGAACGCTGAGGTGGAATGAGTTCAGCGACCCTGCAAGATGATCCTTCGGTAGAATCGTTCTTCAATGCCGTGGAAACGGAGACGTTGGCGTTGTTCGAGCACCTCTCCTTCGAGTTTCTTGAAGGGTTCGACGTGTTCGCCCCGGCGGAGACGGGGCGAACACGAGATCTTGAGCCGCCCGAGATGATGCGTGGCTTTCTCCATTGCTATTACAAGAACATCTACGGTATCCGTCCGGTTGCACGAGAACTGAACAACACCGTTGTCTGGCTCAGCTGTAGCTTCGATCGACCGCCGTCGAGAGACGCGGTCGATCGATTCCTCACTGATCTTGAGCACGTTGTTGACCGGGTCTTCGACCATCTCGTCGAGCAGGCCGCCTTGCGGGGCCTGCTCGACTTGACGTATTCTATCGATTCAACCGACGTGAGAGCGATGCCCGCCGATCCAGACGCATCGAAGTGCTATGATCCAACCGATGACGAGTACTACTACGGCTACGGCTGCACGATCGTCTCAACCGGGCAAAAGATCCCGATTGCAGCCGAGTTCACCGAGAGCAAACAAGCACCAGAAGAGACGGCGATGCGCGTCACGCGTGACGCGCTCGCCGTCGGGAAACCGATGTGGATGCTTGGAGACAGTGCCTACGACACGCTCGACTGGCACGACCACCTGCTGGCCGCAGGGGTCGTGCCAGTCGCTCCGTACAATCCACGAAACACCGACGACCCGAAAGATATCGAGTACAGGGTAGAAGACCGCATTGAAAAACACAGCAACGACGTTCAGCTGAAGCAATCAACGCTAGACGAGACGTACAACCGCCGGAGTGGCGTCGAACGAACCAACGAATCAGTCAAGGGCTGCGGCCTCGGGCGAACGCACGCCCGAGGCCGCGTCCATGCACGAGCGCAGGTGTTCCTCGCGTTGTGTCTGCGCCTCGTCGTCGCAATCACCAACTACGAACGCGGAGACAATCCGGGAAGCACAATCATCACGGTGTGAGAAGAGTTCTATGACACCCTCTCTCTGTTCCTAAAATAAGCAATTACTTCTAATGCCTACTATAGTAGTTGCTGAATATGGAACGCCCGTAATTAACAACTGCCAGTAGATCCGACGGTCGAATCACGACTTTGGTACTTCGGTTTCAGGTACTATCCGAGATATCTCGGATACGCTACGTCGGAACTCCCACTCATAGTGTCTAGGGAACTGTTTTACCGATAGAGACGCTGGCGTTGGTAATGGGTCGGCTTGACGATATCACGCTCGAAGAACTCTACGATCTCAAGGACCAGATCGACGAAGGGAAGCCGCGAGAACGTGTTCTCGCGGCGATCGGGCGCAAGAAGGGCGATCAACTGGATACACTGGCTGACCGCCACGGTGTTGTCGAGAAAACGATTCGCAACTGGCTCGATCGGTTCAAGGAAGAACCGATCGAGCAGGCACCTTACGACGCTCCTCGACCAGGAGGTCCAGCAAAAATCGAGGGCAAAGATCGTGAGCGACTGTTCGAGCAGTTGCAACAGCCGCCGACCGAACTCGGATACGACCAGCAAGCGTGGTCAGCGAAACTCTTGCTTCATCACGCCAAAGAGGAATACGGCGTCGAATACCACGAAACCTACGCGTATGACTTGTTGAAAGAGGCCGGGCTGTCCTTGCGGACAGCACGGCCTCAACATCATGAAGCCGACCCTGAAGAGAAAACTGAGTTTCAGGAGACAGTCGAAAAAAACGGCCCGAACTAACCGAGAAAACTGTCGTTGTTGTCGATCAGTTCACCAAGCACGTCGGAACTGTTCAGCGACGTGGCTTCTACCCAATTGGCTCAAACCCGACAATAGAGGTTGCAACAGCGTGGGATTCAGTGACGGTGCTGGGCGCTGTCACCGACGACGGTGACAGCTTCTTCTGCTGGACAGAAGAGAATCTCACACGGAACCACGGGATTCGGCTGTTAGAAGCGCTGAAAGACAAGTTCGGTGAGGAGTTAGTGGTGTTTCTGGATCGAGCGGGTTACTTCTACGCGAGGGATCTGTGGGAGCACGTGAGTGGTGAGCGCGAGACCGAAACTGTCGGAGACAGTTCGGTCTCGTGCGTGCGAGGGGATGATCTCGAAGTGTGGTACTTCCCGTCGAAACTTCCCGAATTGAACGCTGTCGAAGGGTGCTGGGACCAATTGCAAGAGTGGTTCAAGTATCGCCTTATGCCAGATCTCTCGACGCTGAAAGAATGCATTCCACGAGGATTGAGCGCGATCACCGAACCGAACATCTGGCCGTATCTCACCGGTAAAGATTTGAACTAAACACTATCAGTCACAGTACGAAGTCTCGTAACCACTCCCAGCTCTCGATATTGTTAGGCTCAGTTGCTCGTGCCCGAGTGACGTTCAACGACCCAATGATTAGCAGCCATGCGCCACGCCGTAGAGGCAGCGAACCAGAGGACGAACCCGCCGTCGAATGGAATCGTTCAGTAGCTGAACGAAAGCAACTGCAGTGCACTCAGAGACGGTAATATCGACGATTACTCCGACGCTGTCGTGCGATTACGAATGAGAAATCGGCGATGGGCGCTGCAGGCCTTGGTCATTCGGCGTGATAACTCCTACTTTTGACCGATTCAGTCGCTCTACTCGTTGGTTTGTGATGGCCAGTACCCGAGACTCGTGTGGTTCGCCCAACCCAAGACGACTAACCATGAGTCTCGAACCAATCGATGCCGAAACCGCGCTCGAACTGTACCTCGCGGACAGAGGGAATGAACTTTCGGAGGCCTCGCTGAAGGGGCACAAATACCGGCTCGGCCACTTCGTCCGGTGGTGTGAGGATCAAGGAATAGAGAACCTCAACACGCTTAGCGGTCGTCAGCTCCACGAGTACCGGCTGTGGCGACGCGACGACGGTGACCTCAACAAGGTCAGCGAGAAGACCCAAATGGATACGCTACGCGTCTTCGTCAGGTGGCTGGAAGCTATCGATGCCGTCGAACAGGATCTCAGCCAGAAGGTTCTGTCACCGGCAATCACGCCCGACGAAAATTCTCGGGACGTGATGCTAGACAGCGACCGCGCATCGGCAGTGCTCACGCATCTGGAAAAGTACCAGTACGCCAGTATCGAACACGTCGCGCTCTCGCTGATGTGGCATACGATGATGCGTGTTGGTGGTGTTCAC includes the following:
- a CDS encoding IS630 family transposase; this encodes MGRLDDITLEELYDLKDQIDEGKPRERVLAAIGRKKGDQLDTLADRHGVVEKTIRNWLDRFKEEPIEQAPYDAPRPGGPAKIEGKDRERLFEQLQQPPTELGYDQQAWSAKLLLHHAKEEYGVEYHETYAYDLLKEAGLSLRTARPQHHEADPEEKTEFQETVEKNGPN
- a CDS encoding tyrosine-type recombinase/integrase, whose translation is MTQSLEPIVPEEAVDQYLKSRGQDASESTIQNHRYRLKHFLKWCEHASIENLNELSGRDCENYKNWRIAQGDVADITLEQQLRTFRVFLRYCESIEAIETGISEKLIIPKVSKGEAVRDGAITHEEACAIREHLRKYEYASKEHVIFTLLYHTGMRRGACVSLDVADWHSEDEYIEVQHRPDASVSTPLKLKQEGERNLSILDAGLSEAVDDYLSHNRIPHAESDGREPLFTTSNGRISGNAVQSIVYRVTRSCYHGKECPHGRDVDTCEATESNHYSACPSSVSPHPIRRSAIHHHLNSNVSKSIASERMAVSVDTLEEHYDARSREEKRQARQSELTNL
- a CDS encoding transposase; protein product: MSSATLQDDPSVESFFNAVETETLALFEHLSFEFLEGFDVFAPAETGRTRDLEPPEMMRGFLHCYYKNIYGIRPVARELNNTVVWLSCSFDRPPSRDAVDRFLTDLEHVVDRVFDHLVEQAALRGLLDLTYSIDSTDVRAMPADPDASKCYDPTDDEYYYGYGCTIVSTGQKIPIAAEFTESKQAPEETAMRVTRDALAVGKPMWMLGDSAYDTLDWHDHLLAAGVVPVAPYNPRNTDDPKDIEYRVEDRIEKHSNDVQLKQSTLDETYNRRSGVERTNESVKGCGLGRTHARGRVHARAQVFLALCLRLVVAITNYERGDNPGSTIITV